One genomic region from Serinus canaria isolate serCan28SL12 chromosome 7, serCan2020, whole genome shotgun sequence encodes:
- the ZFAND2B gene encoding AN1-type zinc finger protein 2B isoform X1: MEFPDLGAHCSWPACQRLDFLPLKCDACEQIFCTDHIAYAQHDCTSAYKKDVQVPVCPLCNTPVPVRRGEMPDVVVGEHIDRDCKSDPAQRKRKIFTNKCLKPGCKQKEMMKVICDQCHKNYCLKHRHPLDHDCSGAGHPLSKAGHAAVTRAQASSSKIVTASSSRAARPADSSSSLACARGGRAAASQTHGTSPPAVMLQNGLSEEEALQRALEMSLAESACSSAQQPSSTQEEEDLALAQALSASEAEYQQSQRQAHGSKPSNCSMS, encoded by the exons ATGGAGTTCCCGGACCTGGGCGCGCACTGCTCCTGGCCCGCCTGCCAGCGCCTGG ACTTCCTTCCCCTGAAGTGCGATGCCTGCGAGCAGATCTTCTGCACTGACCACATCGCTTATGCCCAGCACGATTGCACCTCTGCCTACAAGAAG GATGTGCAGGTCCCAGTGTGTCCCCTCTGCAACACCCCAGTCCCTGTGAGGCGGGGGGAGATGCCTGATGTTGTGGTGGGTGAGCACATTGACCGTGACTGCAAGTCTGACCCTGCACAACGCAAGCGCAAG ATCTTCACCAACAAGTGTTTGAAGCCTGGCTGCAAACAGAAGGAGATGATGAAGGTGATCTGTGACCAGTGCCACAAGAACTACTGCCTCAAGCACCGGCACCCCCTGGACCATGACTGCAGTGGGGCAGGACATCCACTTTCCAAAGCAGG GCATGCTGCAGTTACCAGAGCCCAGGCATCCTCCTCCAAAATAGTCACTGCAtcaagcagcagagctgccaggccaGCAGACAGCTCTTCTTCTCTGGCCTGTGCCAG gggaggcagagcagctgcgTCACAGACTCACGGCACCTCCCCTCCAGCTGTCATGCTGCAGAATGGGCTG AGTGAGGAAGAGGCACTGCAGCGAGCTCTGGAGATGTCCCTGGCAGAGTCGGcatgcagctcagcacagcaacCCAG cagcacacaggaagAGGAGGATCTGGCACTGGCCCAGGCACTGTCAGCGAGTGAAGCTGAGTACCAGCAGTCGCAGCGGCAG GCGCATGGTTCAAAGCCATCCAACTGCAGCATGTCGTAG
- the ZFAND2B gene encoding AN1-type zinc finger protein 2B isoform X2, producing MEFPDLGAHCSWPACQRLDFLPLKCDACEQIFCTDHIAYAQHDCTSAYKKDVQVPVCPLCNTPVPVRRGEMPDVVVGEHIDRDCKSDPAQRKRKIFTNKCLKPGCKQKEMMKVICDQCHKNYCLKHRHPLDHDCSGAGHPLSKAGHAAVTRAQASSSKIVTASSSRAARPADSSSSLACARGGRAAASQTHGTSPPAVMLQNGLSEEEALQRALEMSLAESACSSAQQPSTQEEEDLALAQALSASEAEYQQSQRQAHGSKPSNCSMS from the exons ATGGAGTTCCCGGACCTGGGCGCGCACTGCTCCTGGCCCGCCTGCCAGCGCCTGG ACTTCCTTCCCCTGAAGTGCGATGCCTGCGAGCAGATCTTCTGCACTGACCACATCGCTTATGCCCAGCACGATTGCACCTCTGCCTACAAGAAG GATGTGCAGGTCCCAGTGTGTCCCCTCTGCAACACCCCAGTCCCTGTGAGGCGGGGGGAGATGCCTGATGTTGTGGTGGGTGAGCACATTGACCGTGACTGCAAGTCTGACCCTGCACAACGCAAGCGCAAG ATCTTCACCAACAAGTGTTTGAAGCCTGGCTGCAAACAGAAGGAGATGATGAAGGTGATCTGTGACCAGTGCCACAAGAACTACTGCCTCAAGCACCGGCACCCCCTGGACCATGACTGCAGTGGGGCAGGACATCCACTTTCCAAAGCAGG GCATGCTGCAGTTACCAGAGCCCAGGCATCCTCCTCCAAAATAGTCACTGCAtcaagcagcagagctgccaggccaGCAGACAGCTCTTCTTCTCTGGCCTGTGCCAG gggaggcagagcagctgcgTCACAGACTCACGGCACCTCCCCTCCAGCTGTCATGCTGCAGAATGGGCTG AGTGAGGAAGAGGCACTGCAGCGAGCTCTGGAGATGTCCCTGGCAGAGTCGGcatgcagctcagcacagcaacCCAG cacacaggaagAGGAGGATCTGGCACTGGCCCAGGCACTGTCAGCGAGTGAAGCTGAGTACCAGCAGTCGCAGCGGCAG GCGCATGGTTCAAAGCCATCCAACTGCAGCATGTCGTAG
- the ZFAND2B gene encoding AN1-type zinc finger protein 2B isoform X3 encodes MRDFLPLKCDACEQIFCTDHIAYAQHDCTSAYKKDVQVPVCPLCNTPVPVRRGEMPDVVVGEHIDRDCKSDPAQRKRKIFTNKCLKPGCKQKEMMKVICDQCHKNYCLKHRHPLDHDCSGAGHPLSKAGHAAVTRAQASSSKIVTASSSRAARPADSSSSLACARGGRAAASQTHGTSPPAVMLQNGLSEEEALQRALEMSLAESACSSAQQPSSTQEEEDLALAQALSASEAEYQQSQRQAHGSKPSNCSMS; translated from the exons ATGAGAG ACTTCCTTCCCCTGAAGTGCGATGCCTGCGAGCAGATCTTCTGCACTGACCACATCGCTTATGCCCAGCACGATTGCACCTCTGCCTACAAGAAG GATGTGCAGGTCCCAGTGTGTCCCCTCTGCAACACCCCAGTCCCTGTGAGGCGGGGGGAGATGCCTGATGTTGTGGTGGGTGAGCACATTGACCGTGACTGCAAGTCTGACCCTGCACAACGCAAGCGCAAG ATCTTCACCAACAAGTGTTTGAAGCCTGGCTGCAAACAGAAGGAGATGATGAAGGTGATCTGTGACCAGTGCCACAAGAACTACTGCCTCAAGCACCGGCACCCCCTGGACCATGACTGCAGTGGGGCAGGACATCCACTTTCCAAAGCAGG GCATGCTGCAGTTACCAGAGCCCAGGCATCCTCCTCCAAAATAGTCACTGCAtcaagcagcagagctgccaggccaGCAGACAGCTCTTCTTCTCTGGCCTGTGCCAG gggaggcagagcagctgcgTCACAGACTCACGGCACCTCCCCTCCAGCTGTCATGCTGCAGAATGGGCTG AGTGAGGAAGAGGCACTGCAGCGAGCTCTGGAGATGTCCCTGGCAGAGTCGGcatgcagctcagcacagcaacCCAG cagcacacaggaagAGGAGGATCTGGCACTGGCCCAGGCACTGTCAGCGAGTGAAGCTGAGTACCAGCAGTCGCAGCGGCAG GCGCATGGTTCAAAGCCATCCAACTGCAGCATGTCGTAG